In Candidatus Methylomirabilota bacterium, the following proteins share a genomic window:
- a CDS encoding zinc ribbon domain-containing protein, which translates to MPIYEYECRDCRRVVSLLVLRPGSGQAPACPRCGGSALTRVMSRFATVKSEEARLEALGDSGALGDIDENDPASVARFMKKMGREMGEDLGDDFEDTVDEALAESAEGDAPGQDAGRPSDSDLSSTAGL; encoded by the coding sequence ATGCCGATCTACGAGTACGAGTGTCGTGACTGTCGGCGGGTGGTGAGCCTGCTCGTGCTCCGGCCCGGGAGCGGCCAGGCGCCGGCCTGCCCCCGCTGCGGGGGCTCCGCCCTGACCCGCGTGATGTCCCGGTTCGCCACGGTGAAGTCCGAGGAGGCGCGGCTCGAGGCCCTGGGCGATTCCGGGGCCCTTGGCGACATCGATGAGAACGACCCCGCCAGCGTCGCCCGCTTCATGAAGAAGATGGGCCGGGAGATGGGGGAGGATCTGGGCGACGATTTCGAGGACACCGTCGACGAGGCCCTGGCCGAGTCGGCGGAGGGCGACGCCCCCGGCCAGGACGCGGGCAGGCCTTCGGACTCGGATCTGTCCAGCACCGCGGGCCTGTGA
- a CDS encoding GNAT family N-acetyltransferase: protein MKVVVHDRLDAVGAPAWAGLHARTRLGSPFLTWTWQTEWARAFAQGSRLEIWRVEDNQQLVAVLPLYEAEPGVFRLLGGVDVSDYLDLLALAGREEEAWTALLGARAAATAVWDLHAVPAASPTVTSAPALAPAFGLGASATVEERCPVLALPSSWEAYLETLSGKQRHELMRKMRRLAREVPDARPSCAATRSDIETRVGDFLDLHRRSRAGKARFMDPRMEGFFRRVAGALAELGVMRLWFLDASSGPLATFLTLEWDATVGLYNSGFHPDRASLAPGLVLLGHLIRDAIARGKRRFDFLRGEEQYKYDFGPTAEAVFRVTIGPAR, encoded by the coding sequence GTGAAAGTCGTCGTCCACGACCGCCTCGACGCGGTGGGCGCCCCCGCCTGGGCCGGGCTCCACGCGCGGACCCGCCTGGGCTCGCCGTTCCTCACCTGGACCTGGCAGACCGAGTGGGCGCGCGCCTTTGCCCAGGGCAGCCGCCTCGAGATCTGGCGCGTCGAGGACAACCAGCAGCTGGTGGCGGTGCTGCCGCTCTACGAGGCGGAGCCGGGCGTCTTCCGTTTGCTGGGGGGCGTCGACGTCTCCGACTACCTCGATCTCCTGGCGCTGGCCGGGCGCGAAGAGGAGGCCTGGACCGCCCTGCTCGGCGCGCGGGCGGCGGCGACCGCGGTGTGGGACCTCCACGCCGTGCCCGCCGCGTCGCCCACGGTCACCTCCGCGCCGGCACTCGCCCCCGCCTTCGGCCTCGGCGCCTCGGCGACGGTCGAGGAGCGTTGCCCCGTGCTGGCGTTGCCGTCCTCCTGGGAGGCCTATCTCGAAACGCTGTCCGGCAAGCAGCGCCACGAGCTGATGCGCAAGATGCGGCGGCTCGCGCGCGAGGTTCCCGACGCGCGCCCCTCGTGCGCCGCCACGCGCTCCGACATCGAGACGCGGGTCGGTGATTTCCTCGATCTGCACCGGCGGTCGCGCGCCGGCAAGGCGCGCTTCATGGATCCGCGCATGGAGGGGTTCTTTCGCCGCGTGGCAGGGGCGCTGGCCGAGCTCGGCGTGATGCGCCTGTGGTTCCTCGACGCCTCCAGCGGGCCGCTGGCCACGTTTCTCACCCTCGAGTGGGACGCCACCGTGGGCCTCTACAACTCCGGCTTCCATCCCGATCGGGCGTCGCTGGCGCCCGGCCTCGTGCTGCTGGGCCACCTCATCCGCGACGCCATCGCGCGGGGCAAGCGCCGCTTCGATTTCCTTCGCGGCGAGGAGCAGTACAAGTACGACTTCGGGCCGACCGCCGAGGCGGTCTTCCGGGTGACGATCGGACCGGCGCGATGA